The proteins below come from a single Metarhizium brunneum chromosome 1, complete sequence genomic window:
- the HMGR_0 gene encoding 3-hydroxy-3-methylglutaryl-coenzyme A reductase, protein MATSTLVIRRMTRGQHLLDQRDSPSSTSFSSAYRKPALCVDRAVAENSPKNKCRKPNLRVTFSDRVDMISSSFLPTRFRGEPDRSQSSAAPSRIGKKLAPLLQLLSRVACSHPIHTVVIVAVLASTSYVGLIQDSLFEGPVSLGKADWSSLVEGSRDLIAGPDTQWKWQGIEQDVASVADANHLALLTFVFPDTSSTDSSSSAPRSHVVPTPQNLSITPLPVTENSFNTYTLDSILAYSVPKKQAPEFVSAAKEIPDEQAEEIVTHHGREKKMWIMKAAKVNTRNTIVQWLSNAWVEFIDLLKNAETLDIVIMVLGYLSMHLTFVSLFLSMRRMGSNFWLGMSTLFSSVFAFLFGLAVTTKLGVPISVILLSEGLPFLVVTIGFEKNIVLTRAVLSHAVEHRRTQARDAKPGRKSDERTQSQNVISYAIQAAIKDKGYEILRDYAIEIAILTIGAASGVQGGLQQFCFLAAWILFFDCILLFTFYTAILSIKLEINRIKRHYDMRMALEADGVSRRIAENVAQSNDDWAQSNSSGSKDTTLFGRMRSSTVPKFKVLMVSGFFLINVINICTIPFRSSASLSTLRSWAGGLGGVVSTLPVDPYKVAKNGLDAILSAAQASNTPTRVTILTPIKYELEYPSVHYALSSSFGESGLGSNDSSVQFGDYGVGGRMVGSLLKSLEDPVLSKWIVVALALSVGLNGYLFNVARWSIKDPNLPDHSIDRKELARAQRFNDTESATLPLGEYVPPTPMRTEPATPALTDDEGDGLQMRKVKPARSESQSEHRSIEELQKLIAEKRTHELNDEEVVTMSMRGKIPGYALEKTLRDFTRAVKIRRTIISRTKATSGLTNGLDSSLLPYEHYNWERVFGACCENVIGYLPLPVGVAGPLVIDGQSYFIPMATTEGVLVASTSRGCKAINSGGGAITVLTSDGMTRGPCVSFETLERAGAAKLWLDSEIGQKTMKDAFDSTSGYARLQHMKTALAGTNLYIRFKTTTGDAMGMNMISKGVEHSLNVMSTEGGFEDMNIVTVSGNFCIDKKPAAMNWIDGRGKGIVAEAIIPADIVKSVLKSDVDALVELNVAKNLIGSAMAGSIGGFNAHAANIVAAIFLATGQDPAQVVESANCITTMKNLHGSLQIAVSMPSLEVGTLGGGTILEPQSAMLDMLGVRGPHPTNPGDNARRLARIIGAAVLAGELSLCSALQAGHLVKAHMQHNRSAAPSRTGTPAPPPMTPVSLAMTNAQDKSKSAAAQQRAKR, encoded by the exons atggccacttcGACTCTTGTTATCCGCAGGATGACGCGGGGTCAACACCTGCTGGACCAACGAGACTCTCCGTCGTCAACGTCGTTTTCATCTGCTTACAGAAAACCCGCTCTCTGTGTAGACCGAGCTGTTGCCGAGAATTCACCCAAGAACAAATGTCGTAAACCGAACCTCCGAGTCACCTTCTCCGATCGCGTCGACATGATATCTTCCTCATTTCTGCCGACCCGATTTCGAGGGGAGCCTGACCGCTCTCAGAGCTCAGCTGCCCCCTCCCGTATTGGCAAGAAGCTTGCGCCCCTGCTGCAGCTTCTGTCCAGAGTCGCATGTTCCCATCCCATCCATACCGTCGTCATTGTTGCCGTCCTAGCCAGCACGTCCTACGTCGGTTTGATCCAAGACAGTCTCTTTGAGGGCCCCGTGAGTCTGGGCAAAGCCGACTGGTCATCTCTGGTTGAAGGCAGTAGGGACCTCATCGCTGGCCCCGACACCCAGTGGAAATGGCAAGGGATCGAACAAGACGTTGCCTCCGTGGCTGACGCCAACCACTTGGCACTCCTCACCTTTGTCTTCCCCGATACCTCCTCGACTGATTCCTCCAGCTCCGCTCCTCGATCCCATGTCGTTCCCACGCCTCAGAACCTCTCGATTACACCTCTCCCTGTTACCGAGAACTCCTTCAACACTTACACCTTGGACAGCATCCTCGCCTACTCTGTTCCCAAGAAGCAGGCGCCTGAGTTTGTTTCAGCCGCAAAGGAAATCCCCGATGAGCAAGCAGAAGAAATTGTTACACATCATGGCCGCGAAAAGAAGATGTGGATTATGAAGGCAGCCAAGGTCAACACCCGCAATACCATTGTCCAGTGGCTTAGCAACGCTTGGGTGGAATTCATCGATCTGCTCAAAAATGCCGAGACTCTTGACATTGTCATCATGGTCCTCGGATATCTCTCTATGCATCTAACCTTTGTGTCCCTCTTTCTCTCCATGAGACGGATGGGCTCTAACTTTTGGTTGGGCATGAGCACTCTCTTCTCATCCGTGTTTGCCTTCCTCTTTGGCCTGGCTGTCACTACGAAGCTCGGAGTTCCTATTAGTGTCATTCTCTTGTCTGAGGgattgccattcttggtTGTGACCATCGGCTTTGAGAAGAATATTGTTCTCACAAGAGCAGTTTTGAGTCATGCTGTCGAGCATCGCCGTACCCAAGCTCGTGATGCCAAGCCTGGCAGGAAATCCGATGAACGCACTCAGTCTCAAAATGTCATTTCATATGCCATTCAAGCCGCtatcaaggacaagggctACGAGATTCTGCGTGACTATGCCATTGAAATAGCAATCCTCACCATTGGTGCTGCGTCGGGAGTTCAGGGCGGTCTCCAACAGTTCTGCTTCCTGGCTGCCTGGATTTTGTTCTTTGATTGCATCTTGCTTTTCACTTTCTATACCGCTATTCTCAGCATTAAGCTTGAAATCAACCGCATCAAGCGACACTACGATATGCGCATGGCCCTGGAAGCTGATGGTGTCAGCCGCCGTATTGCCGAAAACGTGGCCCAGAGCAATGACGACTGGGCCCAGTCCAATAGCTCTGGATCCAAAGACACCACGTTGTTTGGCCGCATGAGGAGCAGCACCGTTCCCAAGTTCAAGGTGCTCATGGTTTCGGGATTTTTTCTCATCAACGTCATCAATATTTGCACTATTCCTTTCCGTAGTTCAGCCTCGCTATCCACCCTGCGATCTTGGGCTGGCGGTCTCGGAGGAGTTGTTTCAACtctaccagttgacccctACAAGGTTGCAAAGAATGGTTTGGACGCCATTTTGAGTGCTGCACAAGCTAGTAATACGCCGACTCGCGTTACTATCCTGACCCCGATCAAGTACGAGCTGGAGTATCCTTCGGTTCACTATGctctgtcgtcgtcgttcgGCGAGAGCGGCCTCGGCTCTAATGATTCTTCTGTTCAGTTTGGCGACTATGGCGTTGGAGGCCGCATGGTTGGTAGTCTCCTGAAGAGTCTTGAAGACCCTGTGTTGTCAAAGTGGATCGTGGTTGCTTTGGCACTGAGTGTCGGCCTCAACGGATATCTCTTCAACGTGGCCAGATGGAGTATCAAGGATCCCAATTTGCCCGATCACAGTATTGACCGCAAGGAACTTGCCCGAGCTCAGCGATTTAATGACACGGAGTCTGCCACTCTGCCCCTCGGAGAATATGTGCCTCCCACACCCATGCGTACCGAACCCGCGACCCCTGCCTTGACCGATGACGAAGGTGATGGCCTCCAGATGCGCAAGGTCAAGCCTGCAAGGTCCGAGTCCCAGTCAGAGCATCGATCAATTGAAGAACTGCAGAAACTTATTGCCGAGAAACGAACCCACGAGCTTAATGATGAAGAAGTTGTCACCATGTCCATGCGCGGCAAGATCCCAGGTTATGCACTTGAAAAGACGTTGAGGGACTTCACCCGTGCCGTCAAGATCCGGCGGACTATTATTTCCCGCACCAAGGCTACCTCGGGGCTCACCAACGGATTAGATTCGTCTTTACTGCCTTACGAGCACTACAACTGGGAGCGGGTGTTTGGAGCCTGCTGCGAAAACGTTATTGGTTATTTGCCCCTCCCTGTAGGTGTTGCCGGTCCTCTCGTTATTGATGGACAGAGCTACTTTATTCCCATGGCTACGACCGAAGGTGTGTTAGTTGCTAGTACGAGCCGTGGATGCAAGGCCATCAACTCTGGTGGCGGTGCCATTACTGTTCTTACTAGCGATGGCATGACCCGTGGTCCTTGTGTCAGCTTTGAAACCCTCGAGCGGGCTGGTGCCGCTAAACTCTGGCTGGATTCCGAGATTGGCCAAAAGACAATGAAAGATGCCTTTGACTCAACGAGTGGCTATGCTCGACTGCAACACATGAAGACTGCCTTGGCCGGAACAAACTTGTATATTCGGTTTAAAACTACGACTGGCGACGCCATGGGCATGAATATGATTTCTAAGGGCGTTGAACACTCACTTAATGTCATGTCTACTGAGGGTGGATTTGAGGACATGAATATTGTCACGGTGTCGGGCAATTTTTGCATTGATAAGAAGCCGGCTGCCATGAACTGGATCGACGGTCGCGGCAAGGGAATTGTTGCTGAGGCCATCATTCCTGCCGATATCGTCAAGTCCGTCTTGAAGAGTGATGTCGATGCTTTGGTTGAGCTCAATGTTGCTAAGAACCTGATCGGATCTGCCATGGCTGGTTCCATTGGTGGTTTCAACGCGCACGCTGCTAATATTGTCGCTGCAATCTTCCTTGCCACTGGCCAAGACCCTGCCCAAGTGGTGGAGAGTGCCAACTGCATTACCACAATGAAGAA TCTTCATGGGTCCCTCCAGATCGCCGTTTCCATGCCCTCGCTCGAAGTCGGCACCCTGGGCGGCGGAACAATCCTGGAGCCTCAGAGTGCTATGCTCGACATGCTTGGTGTCAGGGGTCCACACCCAACAAACCCTGGCGACAATGCTCGACGACTTGCACGAATTATCGGTGCTGCGGTCTTGGCCGGTGAATTATCCCTTTGCAGCGCACTCCAGGCCGGTCACCTTGTCAAGGCGCACATGCAGCACAACAGAAGCGCCGCCCCCTCGAGAACTGGCacgcctgctcctcctcccaTGACCCCTGTTTCCCTAGCCATGACAAATGCTCAGGATAAGTCTAAGAGCGCTGCTGCACAGCAGAGAGCGAAGCGATAG
- the PNC1 gene encoding Nicotinamidase encodes MAEKQFKPALIVVDFQEDFCPPNGALAVPAGRTIAPAVNTLLALPFPLKIATRDWHPRTHVSFASNHPSSEPFTSRATIRHPSDPSRSYTTTLWPVHCVQNTPGAQLVPELDLSQVHQVIDKGQDDRVEMYSAFHDPFHVSDSGLAKKLREEHVTHVYVVGLAADFCVKATAEDAVAEGYETYIVEEATKPVAPDAWETCREGILAKGVKMISIHGDDVARVKAL; translated from the exons atggccgaaaAACAATTCAAACCAGCCCTCATCGTAGTCGACTTCCAAGAAGACTTCTGCCCGCCC AacggcgccctcgccgtccccGCCGGCCGCACCATCGCCCCCGCCGTCAACACGCTCCTCGCGCTGCCGTTCCCCCTCAAAATCGCCACCCGCGACTGGCACCCCCGCACCCACGTCTCCTTCGCGAGCAACCACCCGTCCTCGGAGCCATTCACCTCCCGCGCGACGATACGCCACCCCTCGGACCCGTCCCGCTCCTACACGACGACCCTCTGGCCCGTCCACTGCGTCCAAAACACCCCCGGGGCGCAGCTCGTCCCCGAACTCGACCTCTCGCAGGTCCACCAAGTCATCGACAAGGGGCAGGATGACCGCGTAGAAATGTACTCTGCGTTCCATGACCCCTTTCACGTGAGCGACAGcgggctggccaagaagttGAGGGAGGAGCACGTGACGCACGTGTACGTCGTCGGTTTGGCGGCCGACTTTTGCGTAAAGGCCACGGCCGAAGATGCCGTTGCCGAGGGGTACGAGACGTACATCGTGGAAGAGGCGACGAAGCCCGTGGCGCCCGATGCGTGGGAGACTTGCAGGGAGGGAATTTTGGCAAAGGGGGTCAAGATGATTTCCATTCACGGGGACGACGTTGCCAGAGTAAAGGCGCTATAG
- the YVC1_2 gene encoding Calcium channel YVC1: MDSQEDWMSDERAAEEPEVDLLEPDECEPESVYVTLHRVRRLVLASIDDPYTLDHFRQPSLNALIVRPLVDRLYETQNISIVYCLLANRVFFLKSQSGLATQSVNRARATLCELVATRVIRRFHEDNPGNEGLLLLAQILVEGFDPFDGAPYEVEREGRYLQWPIQRRGGHERKLTALELAILSESKAFISSAACQRLVEAVHMGKVVYTPLSFMDILPDHYKHRPIQLYDPRESRILNHRRLIVPRVRALIEMVQFMVLVLLYVMTMTNQQAASSQWELAFAVYTAGWVLQEFASVIEHGWELHSQSLWSFLDVTFVAIYAAYVLGRAYDVLAGRLPNGYGLHILCVAAPVLLTRIAFNVMPHNIVFISLHAMMRDFTLLTFLAVWCFLGFLLALLWLYDAGQTDQTSTAAPPPAWPTVGKWLLWIWFGLDGTGIAESVRFNIVLGPALMIAFAFLGNTLFLTILVAILTNTFSHIVANEAAEIRFRRTVLTFEGVKSDSLFAYPPPFNMLAVLAVLPLKFFVSPRVFHTINVAVIRVLNGPLLVAISIFERRRLWAAENKRHRRRSPGLLFGWRFTGFSPHGDIQGVFTAPLPDDVSARIHLLDPVDDVPVLEDDVMSTLSGDVPRSRLRRPKLWAGRREYPRARPRRRSPLRFQV, encoded by the exons ATGGATTCACAGGAGGACTGGATGAGCGATGAGAGGGCCGCCGAGGAACCTGAAGTCGACCTGCTTGAGCCCGACGAGTGTGAGCCCGAGTCTGTTTACGTGACACTCCATCG AGTGAGACGCCTGGTTCTCGCCAGTATAG ATGATCCGTACACGCTGGACCACTTCCGCCAGCCAAGTCTCAACGCACTCATTGTCAGGCCCCTCGTCGACCGACTCTACGAAACGCAGAATATATCCATTG TGTACTGCCTCCTCGCCAACcgcgtcttcttcctcaagtCGCAGTCCGGACTCGCCACACAAAGCGTCAACCGAGCCCGCGCCACCCTCTGCGAGCTCGTGGCGACCCGTGTCATTCGACGCTTCCACGAGGACAACCCCGGAAACGAGGGCCTCTTGCTCCTGGCCCAAATCCTCGTTGAGGGGTTTGATCCCTTTGACGGCGCGCCGTACGAGGTTGAGCGCGAGGGCCGCTACCTCCAATGGCCCATCCAGCgacgcggcggccacgaGAGGAAGCTCACGGCGCTCGAGCTGGCCATTCTCTCCGAGAGCAAGGCCTTCATCAGCTCGGCCGCCTGCCAGCGGCTGGTCGAGGCCGTCCACATGGGCAAGGTCGTCTACACGCCGCTGTCCTTCATGGACATCCTCCCCGACCACTACAAGCACCGTCCGATCCAGCTCTACGACCCGCGGGAGTCGCGCATCCTCAACCACCGGCGCCTCATCGTGCCCCGGGTCCGCGCCCTCATCGAAATGGTGCAGTTCATGGTCCTCGTCCTGCTGTACGTCATGACCATGACGAACCAGCAGGCCGCCTCGAGCCAGTGGGAGCTCGCCTTTGCCGTCTACACGGCGGGCTGGGTGCTGCAGGAGTTTGCGTCCGTCATCGAGCACGGCTGGGAGCTGCACTCGCAGAGCCTCTGGTCCTTCCTCGACGTCACCTTTGTCGCCATCTACGCCGCCTACGTCCTGGGCCGCGCCTACGACGTCCTGGCCGGCCGCCTGCCCAACGGCTACGGCCTGCACATTCTCTGCGTGGCGGCGCCCGTCCTGCTCACGCGCATCGCCTTCAACGTCATGCCGCACAACATTGTCTTCATCTCGCTCCACGCCATGATGAGGGACTTTACGCTGCTGACCTTCCTGGCCGTGTGGTGCTTCCTGGGCTTCCTCCTCGCGCTGCTGTGGCTCTACGACGCCGGGCAGACGGaccagacgtcgacggcagcgccgccgccggcgtggcCAACCGTCGGCAAGTGGCTGCTCTGGATCTGGTTCGGCCTCGACGGCACGGGCATCGCCGAGTCGGTGCGCTTCAACATTGTGCTCGGCCCCGCGCTCATGATCGCCTTTGCCTTCCTCGGCAACACGCTCTTCCTGACCATCCTCGTGGCCATCCTGACAAACACCTTTTCGCACATTGTCGCCaacgaggccgccgagatTCGCTTCCGCCGCACCGTCCTCACCTTCGAGGGCGTCAAGAGCGACTCGCTCTTCGCCTACCCGCCGCCCTTCAACATGCTGGCCGTGCTGGCCGTGCTGCCGCTCAAGTTCTTCGTCTCGCCGCGCGTCTTCCACACCATCAACGTCGCCGTCATACGTGTGCTCAACGGGCCGCTCCTCGTGGCCATTAGCATCTttgagcgccgccgcctgtGGGCCGCCGAGAACAAGCGCCACCGCCGGCGCTCGCCCGGCCTCTTGTTCGGCTGGCGCTTCACCGGCTTCTCGCCCCACGGCGACATCCAGGGCGTCTTCACCGCGCCGCTGCCCGACGACGTCTCCGCGCGCATCCACCTGCTCGACCCCGTCGACGACGTGCCCGTCTTGGAGGACGACGTCATGTCCACCCTGTCCGGGGACGTGCCGAGGTCGCGGCTGCGGAGGCCCAAGCTGTGGGCCGGCCGGAGGGAGTATCCGCgcgcgaggccgaggaggaggtcgCCGTTGCGGTTTCAGGTGTGA
- the MIR1_0 gene encoding Mitochondrial phosphate carrier protein has protein sequence MASKGNELPDFTVSDYVKFFCAGALAATSTHAAATPIDVVKTRIQVDDAMKGLNMVRAARTIVAKEGSSALLTGFGPTAVGYLVQGGAKFAGYEFFKKQYIALAGGPDKAVSSRMGIYLGASATAECFADILLCPLEATRIRLVSQRGYASGLTSGFMRMAREEGFRGFYSGFVPLLFKQVPFAVGQFSVHEAVNEIIFRSMGPERKAKLTSLESTGVELTSGLAAGAAAAVLSHPADTLLSAINKGAGDGSQSATSRMFQLAKEFGPKRLLLTGLGPRLVMTCALVSGQFVIYARCKELTGAPPSIEIHKEKAL, from the exons ATGGCTTCCAAAGGAAACGAGCTGCCGGACTTCACAGTCAGCGACTATGTCAAGTTCTTCTGCGCAGGCGCGCTTGCTGCTACATCAACTCATGCG GCCGCGACGCCGATTGATGTTGTCAAGACGCGAATTCAGGTCGACGATGCCATGAAGGGACTCAATATGGTTCGAGCAGCTCGGACAATTGTTGCAAAAGAGGGTTCATCGGCATTGTTGACCGGCTTCGGTCCAACCGCCGTCGGTTATCTGGTCCAAGGCGGCGCCAAGTTTGCCGGATACGAATTCTTCAAAAAGCAGTACATTGCGTTGGCAGGAGGACCAGACAAAGCCGTCAGCAGCCGCATGGGCATATACCTGGGTGCCAGTGCTACAGCAGAGTGTTTTGCAGATATTCTGCTTTGCCCCCTTGAGGCAACTCGAATCCGACTAGTCTCGCAGAGAGGCTACGCGAGTGGGCTGACGTCGGGATTTATGCGAATGGCCCGAGAAGAAGGCTTTCGAGGATTCTACTCGGGTTTCGTGCCGCTGCTGTTCAAGCAGGTGCCGTTCGCCGTCGGGCAGTTCTCAGTCCATGAAGCCGTCAACGAGATCATTTTTCGGTCAATGGGCCCAGAACGAAAGGCCAAGCTCACCAGCCTGGAGTCAACGGGAGTGGAGCTCACGTCGGGtctggctgctggtgccgccgctgccgtgCTGTCACACCCAGCAGACACGTTGCTCTCTGCCATCAACAAGGGAGCTGGGGACGGGAGCCAGAGTGCCACAAGTAGAATGTTTCAACTGGCCAAGGAATTCGGCCCCAAGAGGTTGTTGTTGACCGGGTTAGGGCCACGTCTGGTCATGACCTGTGCACTGGTTTCCGGGCAATTTGTCATATATGCGCGATGCAAGGAGCTGACTGGCGCACCGCCAAGTATCGAAATTCACAAGGAGAAGGCCTTGTAG
- the KEX1_0 gene encoding Protease KEX1: protein MRAALFAGLVGLASLSYAGHAPRDYKDNDYYVIQIDSSVPPEEIASRLHLRHEGTVGALSDHHVFRSRKTEHDVVRRELLESKRKKRTLEEYDVLDNIRFSAKQELRRHLHKRVIPPPPPGAHIPRAVADPALSAVKKQQTIMDTLSIKDPIFTAQWHLFNSVEVGNDVNVTGVWMEGITGKNATVAIVDDGLDMHSEDLRENYFAEGSYDFNDHDPEPAPVLSDDHHGTRCAGEVAAVRNDVCGIGVAYESKVAGIRILSAVISDEDEAEALMYKNDKNQIYSCSWGPSDDGRTMEAPSVLIRRAMLKSIQEGRNKLGSIFVFASGNGAKSGDNCNFDGYTNSIFSITVGAVSRDNQQTYYSEPCSAQLAVTYSSGGSTSDGFIHTTDVGSNRCTDRHGGTSAAAPLAAGIFALVLEVDPELSWRDMQYLVMDTAKPFSAPGVVWNQTGIGKQFSHAFGYGKIDTYDLVQKAKTWKKVKPQAWFFSPRLEVNGAIPEGPTGISANFTVTKDMLKEANLERLEHVTVFMNVNHTRRGDISVDLISPSNMVSQIATTRSGDEHYAGYVNWTFMSVAHWGESGVGKWTLVVRDTEQNKHNGSFVDWRLKLWGESIDAKKATELGMPTEDEYVDLPVTQSPTPTASPTPTATASPTTTATATSTVPPSWFPGFGSKTAMLWVIGAAVLIVLFCIGLCIYLFIARKRRNTPRDDYEFELLDEEEADGLNSNEKGGEGRRTRGGELYDAFAGASDDEEEFDEYRDPSTERLAGNGYEEDQYVVGEESDDEGSSGAAETMPLGGGSRS from the exons ATGAGAGCTGCGCTTTtcgctggccttgttggcctcGCCTCCCTCTCCTATGCTGGCCATGCACCAAGGGACTACAAAGACAATGACTACTACGTTATACAGATTGACTCCTCTGTTCCTCCAGAAGAAATCGCGTCTCGCCTACATCTTCGACACGAAGGTACCGTCGGTGCACTGTCCGACCATCATGTTTTCCGCTCTCGAAAAACTGAGCACGACGTCGTACGAAGAGAACTACTAGAAAGTAAGAGGAAGAAGCGCACACTAGAGGAGTACGATGTGCTAGACAATATACGGTTCTCGGCTAAGCAGGAGCTGCGTCGACATTTGCATAAACGTGTGATCCCGCCACCTCCTCCCGGGGCTCATATACCGCGTGCTGTCGCAGATCCTGCCCTCTCGGCCGTCAAGAAACAGCAAACAATCATGGATACCCTCAGCATTAAGGATCCGATTTTTACGGCGCAGTGGCATCTGTTTAATTCTGTCGAGGTCGGCAATGACGTCAACGTGACTGGTGTGTGGATGGAGGGCATTACTGGCAAGAATGCTACCGTTGCCATCGTCGATGATGGCTTAGACATGCATAGTGAGGATCTTAGAGAGAATTATTTCGCTGAAGGCTCCTACGACTTCAACGACCACGATCCAGAACCCGCCCCTGTGCTTTCAGATGATCACCATGGCACGCGATGCGCTGGAGAAGTCGCCGCTGTCCGCAACGATGTATGTGGTATCGGTGTTGCGTATGAGTCCAAGGTCGCAGGCATCCGTATTCTGagcgccgtcatctccgacgaagatgaggccGAGGCTCTCATGTACAAGAACGACAAGAACCAAATCTATTCATGCTCTTGGGGCCCTTCTGATGATGGTCGCACTATGGAGGCCCCCAGTGTTCTGATCAGAAGGGCCATGCTCAAGTCTATTCAAGAAGGTCGAAATAAGCTCGGCTCTatctttgtctttgccaGCGGTAACGGAGCGAAGAGTGGAGATAACTGCAACTTCGATGGCTATACCAACTCCATCTTCAGCATCACAGTCGGCGCTGTTAGCAGGGATAATCAACAGACATATTACTCAGAACCTTGCTCCGCTCAGCTCGCGGTCACTTACAGCAGCGGTGGCAGCACTTCCGACGGCTTCATC CACACGACAGATGTCGGGTCAAACAGATGCACAGATCGTCACGGAGGAACTTCGGCGGCAGCTCCACTTGCCGCTGGTATCTTTGCCCTGGTTTTGGAAGTTGACCCGGAGCTCAGCTGGAGAGACATGCAATATCTCGTCATGGACACAGCCAAGCCCTTTTCGGCCCCGGGTGTTGTCTGGAACCAGACAGGTATTGGAAAGCAATTCAGCCACGCGTTTGGTTATGGCAAAATTGACACCTACGACCTTGTGCAGAAAGCCAAGACTTGGAAGAAGGTGAAGCCTCAAGCATGGTTCTTTTCTCCTCGGCTTGAGGTCAATGGGGCGATTCCTGAAGGGCCAACCGGCATTAGTGCCAATTTTACTGTCACGAAGGACATGCTAAAGGAGGCAAATCTGGAACGATTGGAGCATGTGACAGTCTTCATGAATGTCAACCATACTCGACGGGGTGACATTAGCGTCGACTTGATCAGCCCATCCAACATGGTCAGTCAGATCGCAACTACTCGCAGCGGTGACGAGCACTATGCCGGCTATGTTAACTGGACCTTCATGAGCGTTGCTCACTG GGGTGAATCCGGTGTTGGAAAGTGGACTTTGGTTGTTAGAGATACAGAGCAAAACAAACACAACGGTTCATTTGTCGACTGGCGCTTAAAGCTATGGGGTGAGTCTATCGATGCCAAAAAAGCCACCGAACTGGGTATGCCTACAGAGGATGAGTATGTCGATCTTCCTGTTACGCAAAGTCCTACGCCAACAGCCAGCCCCACGCCTACAGCCACTGCTTCACCTACTACTACTGCTACTGCTACTTCCACCGTTCCGCCATCCTGGTTCCCCGGCTTTGGGTCCAAGACAGCAATGCTGTGGGTTATTGGTGCTGCTGTTCTTATTGTGCTCTTCTGTATTGGCTTGTGTATTTACCTCTTCATCGCTCGAAAGCGTCGTAACACGCCCCGTGACGACTATGAGTTTGAGCTacttgatgaagaagaggccGATGGTCTGAATAGCAATGAGAAGGGCGGTGAAGGCCGCCGAACCCGCGGTGGCGAGCTATATGATGCATTTGCCGGGGCcagtgatgacgaggaagaatTTGATGAATACAGAGATCCGTCAACGGAAAGATTGGCTGGTAATGGGTATGAAGAGGATCAATATGTCGTGGGTGAGGAGAGCGATGACGAGGGCAGTTCAGGCGCGGCCGAAACAATGCCCCTTGGCGGAGGAAGCCGATCATAA